One Acanthopagrus latus isolate v.2019 chromosome 12, fAcaLat1.1, whole genome shotgun sequence genomic region harbors:
- the pla2g3 gene encoding group 3 secretory phospholipase A2 produces the protein MTHTAPLLLAVILASSSLLTRTRAGEASLSCASITVLDTNDVIYTFLRRDPLRLYSSSWTGRRALLGCAWSDDAQLIQQYSSLCRERAHEFSDHPIEEFDVDSMFESEDLCVSAGDTWGRERTGRRFTAGGSEVGRVQRVKRGFIVPGTLWCGSGNKAPSYEDLGVFSHTDSCCREHDQCKHTILSFHSQFGVFNSNIFTMSHCDCDRKFHSCLTEANDSISDVVGYTFFNLLKMHCFEFSHQLQCTQRNWFGMCKETKLALYAEVHPPTMYDSPSPTEVSVNTSHPAAASTVPPPSISTASTVTNTTEGPAGPEPGPGPERTDELENTLSTREQDAAESQLSCSVYKDLDECKSKILPQQTRYGIQNQESTTLYHCNCTTRLFQTLAKQKQLTDVQTRLLGLVSLSCFLPQNCTAGGRCTAVVVKTELPQVEQRSGAEVEERRHLQAVRLKVRRPNSRRAKRKDGAARLLHRLCLRMVNRSRKQAARQPAARQRELE, from the exons ATGACGCAcaccgctcctctcctcctcgcgGTCATCCTCGCATCATCATCGCTCCTGACGCGGACTCGTGCAGGAGAAGCGTCGCTCTCCTGCGCCTCCATCACAGTCCTGGATACCAATGACGTCATCTACACCTTCCTCCGGAGGGACCCCCTGCGGCTCTACAGCAGCTCCTGGACCGGGCGGCGCGCTCTGCTCGGCTGCGCCTGGAGCGATGACGCACAGCTGATCCAGCAGTACTCCTCTCTGTGCCGCGAGCGCGCGCACGAGTTCTCCGACCATCCAATAGAGGAGTTCGACGTTGACTCCATGTTTGAAAGTGAGGATCTGTGCGTGTCTGCAGGGGACACCTGGGGCCGGGAGCGCACCGGGAGGAGGTTCACCGCCGGTGGGTCAGAGGTCGGGAGGGTTCAGCGTGTGAAGCGCGGATTCATCGTGCCCGGGACTCTGTGGTGCGGGTCCGGCAACAAGGCGCCATCATACGAAGATCTGG GAGTGTTTTCACACACCGACAGCTGCTGCCGCGAACACGACCAGTGCAAACACACCATCCTGTCCTTCCACTCGCAGTTTGGCGTCTTCAACAGCAACATCTTCACCATGTCTCACTGCGACTGCGACAGAAA GTTCCACAGCTGCCTGACGGAGGCGAACGACAGCATATCTGACGTGGTGGGATACACTTTCTTCAACCTGCTGAAGATGCACTGCTTCGAGTTCTCCCACCAGCTCCAGTGCACGCAGAGGAACTGGTTCGGGAT GTGTAAGGAGACTAAACTGGCTCTCTATGCTGAGGTCCACCCGCCCACCATGTACGACTCTCCCAGTCCAACAGAGGTCAGCGTCAACACGTCACATCCTGCCGCAGCATCCACAgtccctccaccctccatcaGCACCGCCTCCACGGTCACAAACACAACCGAGGGACCGGcaggaccagaaccaggaccaggaccggAGCGTACAGACGAGCTGGAGAACACTTTGTCCACCAGGGAGCAGGACGCTGCAG AGTCGCAGCTGTCCTGTTCCGTCTACAAGGATCTTGATGAGTGCAAGAGCAAGATCCTGCCCCAGCAGACGCGGTACGGCATCCAGAACCAGGAGTCCACTACGCTGTACCACTGCAACTGTACCACCAG ATTATTCCAGACTTTGGCGAAGCAGAAACAGCTGACCGACGTACAGACTCGTCTTCTGGGTCTCGTGTCTCTGTCCTGCTTCCTGCCACAGAACTGCACAGCAGGCGGCCG CTGTACAGCGGTGGTGGTGAAAACAGAGCTTCCTCAGGTGGAGCAGAGGAGCGGCGCCGAGGTGGAGGAGCGGCGCCATCTACAGGCCGTCAGACTGAAGGTCAGGAGGCCAAACAGCAGGAGAGCGAAGAGGAAGGATGGAGCTGCGAGGCTTCTTCACAGACTCTGTCTCCGGATGGTCAACAGGAGCAGGAAACAAGCTGCACGTCAGCCGGCAGCACGACAACGAGAGCTGGAGTGA